A single Anopheles arabiensis isolate DONGOLA chromosome X, AaraD3, whole genome shotgun sequence DNA region contains:
- the LOC120906697 gene encoding myosin heavy chain, striated muscle-like isoform X2 yields MAETMATSTDDTNVESTRTQCDCSQQQLIEARAQLTALEQSNETLQKKLDGYRKDNENLVIKYAFVEKKVLDLKALVGDKDSQLKRHEQEVASLQKQIGTLKADKAKLQKNIESKLLQHVIAEETHQASEQVAEMERKVMELQAREIMLKHANDEQAGRIGTLQRANHELRDTIERQEKKHTSTLQTLKELETERDQLRQQMGQLQESFHQQQAAIAELQSKVEAASVAAQESSRMERAVAEQRAELEQLAGTLDEQRKDLEVLAARELELLALNKDLSEVNCLLQQEIATQESKTIAITLEYGKFVSMCQEYDAQIVSLANSLAAERQHRTEERLLMAKHIADRTRKLEQAESCLQQTLNELEANRKKYFALVKDFKREMKNAHCGVESSMMGQ; encoded by the exons ATGGCCGAAACCATGGCCACCAGCACGGACGACACGAACGTGGAGTCGACGAGGACCCAGTGCGACtgttcccagcagcagctgatcgAAGCCCGTGCCCAGCTGACGGCGCTCGAGCAGAGCAATGAAACG CTGCAGAAAAAGCTGGACGGGTACCGGAAGGACAACGAGAATCTGGTCATCAAGTACGCGTTCGTGGAGAAGAAGGTGCTCGATCTGAAGGCGCTGGTCGGCGACAAGGACTCGCAGCTCAAGCGGCACGAGCAGGAGGTGGCCAGCCTGCAGAAACAGATCGGCACGCTGAAGGCGGACAAGGCGAAGCTGCAGAAGAACATTGAGTCGAAG TTATTGCAGCACGTGATCGCGGAGGAGACGCACCAGGCGAGCGAACAGGTGGCGGAGATGGAGCGCAAGGTGATGGAGCTGCAGGCGCGCGAGATCATGCTGAAGCACGCGAACGACGAGCAGGCGGGCAGGATCGGGACGCTCCAGCGGGCCAACCACGAGCTGCGGGACACGATCGAGCGGCAGGAGAAGAAGCACACCAGCACGCTGCAGACG CTAAAGGAACTCGAAACGGAGCGAGATCAGCTGCGGCAGCAGATGGGTCAGCTGCAggaaagcttccaccagcagcaggccgCGATAGCGGAGCTCCAGTCGAAGGTGGAGGCCGCCAGTGTCGCCGCCCAGGAGTCGTCCCG tATGGAGCGGGCCGTCGCCGAGCAGCGGGCCGAGCTGGAGCAGCTCGCCGGCACGCTGGACGAGCAGCGCAAGGACCTGGAGGTGCTGGCGGCCCGCGAGCTCGAGCTGCTGGCGCTGAACAAAGATCTCAGCGAGGTGAACTGCCTGCTGCAGCAGGAGATAGCGACCCAGGAGTCGAAAACGATCGCGATCACGCTCGAGTACGGCAAGTTCGTGAGCATGTGCCAGGAGTACGACGCGCAGATCGTCAGCCTGGCCAACTCGCTCGCCGCCGAGCGGCAGCACCGGACGGAGGAGCGGCTGCTGATGGCGAAGCACATCGCCGACCGGACGCGCAAGCTCGAGCAGGCGGAAAGCTGCCTGCAGCAGACGCTCAACGAGCTCGAGGCGAACCGCAAAAAGTACTTCGCGCTGGTGAAG GACTTTAAGCGCGAGATGAAAAATGCCCACTGTGGCGTAGAGTCGAGCATGATGGGACAGTAG
- the LOC120906696 gene encoding cytochrome P450 315a1, mitochondrial has protein sequence MLQRLRGTGSRCRCTGGQQQRAGVAGESRGAKPFAEMPGPRRIPLLGMLNDVMQLGKPAELHLRISKYHEQYGDLVRLQIGTQNAVFVRDPSLMRKTFQLEGAYPRHPLPESWTYFNKKHDYQRGLFFMDGKEWLQSRQIFNKPMLKDFHWMEEPIRGTCEATVGHMQQACDSAAAFEGIEAFLYQWSVEVVLSVMLGSAFTECQQSTEFRRLVQQFSAVVYDIFRCSSELMNIPPAIADRLNVQPWQQFEKVVPETIRLATAIIEFGIANAQTRDGLLDLMMQKLDKPLMMRIFIDFIIAAGDTTAFATVWALYLLASNANLQQSVRQDVLDSNTLECGSVKGVVRETLRLYPIAPFIGRFVEHESVFGEYALPKDTLVLLSLYSAGRDERFFAEPEAFNPYRWQRTNAAEPSTARTPSASLPFAIGARSCIGQKIAQLQMHYLLSMILTKFELTLAEADQQGAIKPILKMITVPSAPVKLCLKQCSAQPERQAVAQMQD, from the exons ATGTTACAGCGGCTACGCGGCACGGGCAGCCGCTGCCGGTGCACcggcggccagcagcagcgagctGGGGTGGCCGGTGAGAGCCGCGGGGCCAAACCGTTCGCGGAAATGCCGGGCCCGCGCCGAATTCCGTTGCTCGGTATGCTGAACGACGTGATGCAGCTCGGGAAACCAGCTGA GCTGCATTTGAGGATTTCAAAGTACCACGAGCAGTACGGCGACCTGGTGCGGTTGCAGATTGGCACGCAGAACGCGGTGTTTGTGCGCGACCCGAGCCTGATGCGCAAAACGTTCCAGCTGGAGGGTGCGTACCCGCGCCATCCGCTGCCCGAGTCGTGGACGTACTTCAACAAGAAGCACGACTACCAGCGGGGCCTGTTTTTCAT GGACGGGAAGGAGTGGTTGCAGTCGCGCCAAATCTTTAACAAACCGATGCTGAAAGACTTCCACTGGATGGAGGAACCGATACGGGGGACGTGCGAGGCTACGGTTGGTCATATGCAGCAAGCTTGCGATAGTGCCGCTGCCTTCGAGGGGATTGAGGCGTTCCTCTACCAGTGGTCCGTCGAAG TGGTGCTCAGCGTAATGCTTGGCTCAGCCTTTACCGAATGCCAACAGTCGACCGAGTTCCGTCGCCTGGTGCAACAGTTTTCCGCCGTCGTGTACGACATCTTCCGCTGCAGCTCGGAGCTGATGAACATTCCGCCCGCAATCGCGGACCGGCTGAACGTACAGCCCTGGCAGCAGTTTGAAAAGGTGGTGCCGGAAACGATCCGACTCG cAACGGCTATCATTGAATTCGGAATAGCAAACGCACAGACGCGGGACGGTCTGCTCGATCTGATGATGCAGAAGCTCGACAAACCGCTGATGATGCGCATCTTTATCGATTTCATCATTGCCGCCGGCGATACG ACCGCATTTGCTACCGTTTGGGCACTGTACCTGCTGGCGAGCAATGCGAACCTGCAGCAGTCCGTCCGGCAGGACGTGCTCGACTCCAACACGCTGGAGTGCGGCTCAGTGAAGGGTGTGGTGCGCGAAACGTTGCGCCTGTATCCGATTGCCCCGTTCATTGGGCGGTTCGTGGAGCACGAGTCCGTCTTTGGGGAGTACGCACTGCCCAAAGAT ACGCTCGTCCTTCTCTCGCTGTACAGTGCCGGTCGGGATGAGCGGTTCTTTGCCGAGCCGGAAGCGTTCAACCCGTACCGCTGGCAACGGACCAACGCGGCGGAGCCGTCCACAGCCCGCACACCGTCCGCCTCGCTGCCGTTCGCAATCGGCGCACGGTCCTGCATCGGGCAGAAGATTGCACAGCTACAGATGCACTATCTACTATCGATG ATTTTGACCAAATTCGAACTAACGCTAGCCGAAGCGGACCAGCAGGGCGCGATTAAACCGATCCTGAAGATGATTACCGTACCGAGTGCGCCCGTCAAGCTGTGCCTTAAGCAGTGCAGCGCGCAACCGGAGCGGCAGGCGGTGGCACAAATGCAGGACTAG
- the LOC120906351 gene encoding zinc finger protein 429-like, with translation MDHPNSRSAINDPNQCRLCMRVCDDNFLECIFSDKEYSIAHQIFECTSIRVTKQDNLTKICKNCASLLFLTTEFRNTCFKTNRLLMEDFVILELGDWASDGNRVLLRECENFIVRHKQQVDYLYASIVSEGEQYLEGSLEIERELFGGEEQQQEHLEEQQQEQQQDEVDKTSGSETRRSGPQSGRLEQCEPDPEILLEITKFLEEQTPRLPDNGCLDATEHVVEQRRRCGLCCVLSDVMVELTSDQLKALGAFNVEKTPQVCEECCILLDIVDSFRKTTTIAQELSGQELRALDVLQLDSALEQAKCLASKLRHKHDTFAGLQCSGGSMDASSTTSSPAERQSVPRKAYKRAKVTCHICGKQYDSWKLQTHLNEHENIRPYVCDQEGCSSTFAGLVLLNRHKKLWHTDYFYAVCNVCGKKCKTQGIYKTHLSYHEEPKLPCTVCGKLMRNKRAIWKHMKTHSNDRKHVCGVCNKRFTIAYTLRVHMRIHTNDKPYPCADCDKRFQYKCLLKNHCRRYHGGGNEPAPPCKERQR, from the exons ATGGACCATCCGAACAGTAGAAGCGCTATCAACGATCCCAACCAGTGCCGGCTGTGTATGCGGGTGTGTGACGATAACTTCCTCGAGTGTATCTTCTCCGACAAGGAGTACAGCATAGCGCATCAAATCTTTGAATGTACCTCGATTCGG GTGACGAAGCAGGATAATCTGACGAAGATATGCAAAAACTGTGCCTCGCTGCTGTTCCTGACGACCGAGTTTCGCAACACGTGCTTCAAGACGAACCGGTTGCTGATGGAGGACTTTGTCATACTGGAGCTGGGGGATTGGGCGTCCGACGGCAACCGGGTGCTGCTGCGCGAATGCGAGAACTTTATCGTGCGGCACAAGCAGCAGGTAGACTACCTGTACGCCAGCATCGTGTCGGAGGGCGAGCAGTATCTGGAAGGTTCGTTGGAGATCGAGCGAGAGCTGTTTGGCGGCGAGGAGCAGCAACAAGAGCATCTGGAGGAAcaacagcaggagcagcagcaggacgagGTGGATAAAACTAGTGGAAGTGAGACTCGAAGATCCGGGCCCCAGTCTGGGCGGTTAGAACAGTGCGAACCGGATCCGGAGATACTGCTGGAGATTACAAAATTTCTTGAAGAGCAAACACCCCGCCTACCGGACAACGGGTGCCTCGATGCAACGGAGCACGTGGTAGAGCAGAGGCGTCGCTGTGGGCTTTGCTGTGTTCTAAGTGATGTCATGGTGGAGTTGACCAGTGACCAACTAAAAGCGCTTGGAGCATTCAATGTCGAAAAGACCCCACAAGTGTGTGAGGAGTGCTGCATCCTGCTGGACATTGTAGACAGCTTTCggaaaaccaccaccatcgcccagGAGCTCTCCGGTCAGGAGCTGCGGGCCCTGGATGTGCTCCAGCTCGACAGTGCGCTGGAGCAGGCGAAATGCTTGGCCAGCAAGCTAAGGCACAAGCATGACACCTTCGCCGGATTGCAGTGCAGTGGCGGCAGCATGGACGCGTCCAGCACGACGTCCTCCCCGGCGGAGCGTCAAAGCGTGCCGAGAAAAGCTTACAAACGGGCGAAGGTAACCTGCCACATCTGTGGCAAGCAGTACGACAGCTGGAAGCTGCAAACGCACCTGAACGAGCATGAGA ACATTCGGCCGTACGTGTGCGATCAGGAAGGTTGCAGCAGTACCTTCGCCGGTTTGGTGTTGCTAAATCGGCACAAGAAGCTGTGGCATACCGATTACTTCTACGCGGTGTGCAACGTGTGCGGGAAGAAGTGCAAAACGCAAGGCATCTACAAAACGCACCTCTCGTACCACGAAGAGCCAAAGCTACCGTGCACGGTTTGCGGGAAGCTGATGCGCAACAA GCGCGCCATCTGGAAGCACATGAAGACGCACAGCAACGACCGGAAGCACGTGTGCGGCGTGTGCAACAAGCGGTTCACGATCGCGTACACGCTCCGGGTTCACATGCGCATCCACACGAACGACAAGCCGTACCCGTGCGCCGACTGCGACAAGCGCTTCCAGTACAAGTGTCTGCTGAAGAACCACTGCCGGCGGTACCACGGCGGTGGGAACGAGCCGGCGCCCCCGTGCAAAGAGCGACAGCGGTAG
- the LOC120906698 gene encoding transmembrane protein 120 homolog isoform X1, with the protein MSLSVDVDELEKDWTELSDEYRSLEAANQQYQELHERLEEMQEKCTKQIQHQRYRMRQISKNLKTYMTQEKLTPEDRDKVTQLEKSIMKRKAQIHEIEQGLPQQNSQYLKIILGDVNVSILNRNDKIRYKDEYEKFKLILNVIGLLLSFLNIVFNYRALELVFLFLLVWYYCTLTIRESILKVNGSRIKGWWRLHHFISTVCAGVLLVWPQGEPWQLFRSQFMYFNVYISLVQYMQFRYQKGVLYRLKALGERHNMDITIEGFHSWMWRGLKFLFPFLFVGYLFQFYNAWTLYRLTQHPDATWQIPVLSILFLILFVGNSFTTLMVILQKQTERTENRYRLMSLIASKRQKTTVRQPTNEGAEAATAKGEPTAVESEKTK; encoded by the exons ATGTCGCTCTCGGTGGACGTCGACGAGCTGGAGAAGGATTGGACCGAGCTGTCGGACGAGTACCGGAGCCTAGAG GCCGCCAACCAGCAGTACCAGGAGCTGCACGAGCGGCTGGAGGAAATGCaggaaaaatgcacaaaacaaatacaGCACCAGCGCTACCGGATGCGGCAGATATCGAAAAACCTCAAAAC GTACATGACGCAGGAGAAGCTGACGCCGGAGGACCGCGACAAGGTGACGCAGCTGGAGAAGAGCATCATGAAGCGGAAGGCGCAGATACACGAGATCGAGCAGGGCCTGCCGCAACAGAACAGCCAGTATCTGAAGATCATACTTGGCGACGTGAACGTGTCGATACTGAACCGCAACGACAAGATCCGGTACAAGGACGAGTACGAGAAGTTCAAGCTGATACTGAACGTGAtcgggctgctgctgtcgtttcTAAACATTGTCTTCAACTACCG cgCACTCGAGCTCGTGTTTCTATTCCTGCTGGTGTGGTACTACTGCACGCTTACGATTAGGGAATCCATACTGAAG GTGAACGGTTCGCGGATAAAGGGCTGGTGGCGGCTGCACCACTTCATCTCGACCGTCTGTGCCGGGGTGCTGCTCGTCTGGCCGCAGGGCGAACCGTGGCAGCTGTTCCGCTCGCAGTTCATGTACTTCAACGTCTACATCAGCCTGGTGCAGTACATGCAGTTCCGCTACCAGAAGGGCGTGCTGTACCGGCTGAAGGCGCTCGGCGAGCGGCACAACATGGACATCACGATCGAGGGCTTCCACTCGTGGATGTGGCGCGGGCTCAAGTTTCTCTTCCCGTTCCTGTTCGTCGGCTATCTGTTCCAGTTCTACAACGCGTGGACGCTCTACCGTCTCACGCAGCACCCGGACGCGACCTGGCAG ATACCGGTGCTGAGCATCCTGTTCCTCATTCTGTTCGTGGGCAACAGCTTCACCACGCTGATGGTCATCCTGCAGAAGCAAACGGAGCGCACCGAGAACCGATACCGGCTGATGAGCCTGATCGCATCGAAACGACAAAAGACTACCGTACGg CAACCGACGAACGAGGGCGCTGAAGCTGCAACGGCCAAGGGCGAACCCACTGCAGTAGAGTCGGAAAAGACGAAGTGA
- the LOC120906353 gene encoding prostaglandin reductase 1-like — MVLARKWMYVRRPEGEPKETDFALKEEELPALEAEDFLVETEYFSLDAGLRGYMELGALPVGSPVIGMALAKVIESRNAQFPVGAVVCARLGWVTHAVLNQQQQKELRPYIVPEVAGQSRAVGLGPLGLSGNTAYFGLLEICKPKPGETVVVSAAAGAVGSLVGQIAKIKGCHVVGLAGTEEKCGWLRELGFDAVVNYRAGSVREQLAAATPRGIDCYFDNVGGELTELVRERMNLYGRISVCGAVSSYNGQPAQVADPQRDYVSKQLRQEGFVVFRWLPRWMEGIGQMREWLEQGKLVHRETVYEGFDSAPRSFISMLQGGNIGKAVVKV, encoded by the exons ATGGTGCTGGCAAGGAAGTGGATGTACGTGCGGCGCCCGGAAGGGGAACCGAAGGAGACCGATTTCGCGCTCAAGGAGGAGGAGCTGCCGGCCCTCGAGGCGGAAG ATTTCCTCGTCGAGACGGAGTACTTCAGCCTGGATGCGGGACTGCGCGGGTACATGGAGCTCGGGGCCCTGCCCGTCGGCAGCCCCGTCATCGGGATGGCCCTCGCGAAGGTGATCGAGTCGCGGAACGCCCAGTTCCCGGTCGGTGCGGTCGTCTGTGCCCGGCTCGGCTGGGTCACGCACGCCGTCctgaaccagcagcagcagaaggagcTGCGGCCGTACATCGTGCCGGAGGTGGCGGGCCAATCGCGGGCGGTCGGGCTCGGTCCGCTCGGCCTGTCCGGCAACACGGCCTACTTTGGCCTGCTCGAGATTTGCAAACCGAAGCCGGGCGAgacggtggtggtgagtgCGGCGGCCGGTGCCGTCGGCAGCCTGGTCGGCCAGATCGCGAAGATCAAGGGCTGCCACGTGGTGGGGCTGGCCGGCACGGAGGAAAAGTGCGGGTGGCTGCGCGAGCTCGGCTTCGACGCGGTCGTCAACTATCGGGCCGGGTCGGTGCGGGAGCAGCTGGCCGCGGCAACGCCCCGCGGCATCGACTGCTACTTCGACAACGTGGGCGGCGAGCTGACGGAGCTGGTGCGCGAGCGCATGAACCTGTACGGGCGCATCTCGGTGTGCGGCGCCGTGTCGAGCTACAACGGGCAGCCGGCCCAGGTGGCCGACCCGCAGCGCGACTACGTCTCGAAGCAGCTCCGGCAGGAAGGGTTCGTCGTCTTCCGGTGGCTGCCCCGCTGGATGGAGGGCATCGGCCAGATGCGCGAATGGCTCGAGCAGGGCAAGCTGGTCCACCGGGAAACCGTGTACGAGGGGTTCGACAGTGCGCCGCGCTCGTTCATCAGCATGCTGCAGGGCGGCAACATTGGCAAGGCGGTCGTGAAGGTGTAG
- the LOC120906698 gene encoding transmembrane protein 120 homolog isoform X2: MSLSVDVDELEKDWTELSDEYRSLEAANQQYQELHERLEEMQEKCTKQIQHQRYRMRQISKNLKTYMTQEKLTPEDRDKVTQLEKSIMKRKAQIHEIEQGLPQQNSQYLKIILGDVNVSILNRNDKIRYKDEYEKFKLILNVIGLLLSFLNIVFNYRALELVFLFLLVWYYCTLTIRESILKVNGSRIKGWWRLHHFISTVCAGVLLVWPQGEPWQLFRSQFMYFNVYISLVQYMQFRYQKGVLYRLKALGERHNMDITIEGFHSWMWRGLKFLFPFLFVGYLFQFYNAWTLYRLTQHPDATWQIPVLSILFLILFVGNSFTTLMVILQKQTERTENRYRLMSLIASKRQKTTQPTNEGAEAATAKGEPTAVESEKTK, encoded by the exons ATGTCGCTCTCGGTGGACGTCGACGAGCTGGAGAAGGATTGGACCGAGCTGTCGGACGAGTACCGGAGCCTAGAG GCCGCCAACCAGCAGTACCAGGAGCTGCACGAGCGGCTGGAGGAAATGCaggaaaaatgcacaaaacaaatacaGCACCAGCGCTACCGGATGCGGCAGATATCGAAAAACCTCAAAAC GTACATGACGCAGGAGAAGCTGACGCCGGAGGACCGCGACAAGGTGACGCAGCTGGAGAAGAGCATCATGAAGCGGAAGGCGCAGATACACGAGATCGAGCAGGGCCTGCCGCAACAGAACAGCCAGTATCTGAAGATCATACTTGGCGACGTGAACGTGTCGATACTGAACCGCAACGACAAGATCCGGTACAAGGACGAGTACGAGAAGTTCAAGCTGATACTGAACGTGAtcgggctgctgctgtcgtttcTAAACATTGTCTTCAACTACCG cgCACTCGAGCTCGTGTTTCTATTCCTGCTGGTGTGGTACTACTGCACGCTTACGATTAGGGAATCCATACTGAAG GTGAACGGTTCGCGGATAAAGGGCTGGTGGCGGCTGCACCACTTCATCTCGACCGTCTGTGCCGGGGTGCTGCTCGTCTGGCCGCAGGGCGAACCGTGGCAGCTGTTCCGCTCGCAGTTCATGTACTTCAACGTCTACATCAGCCTGGTGCAGTACATGCAGTTCCGCTACCAGAAGGGCGTGCTGTACCGGCTGAAGGCGCTCGGCGAGCGGCACAACATGGACATCACGATCGAGGGCTTCCACTCGTGGATGTGGCGCGGGCTCAAGTTTCTCTTCCCGTTCCTGTTCGTCGGCTATCTGTTCCAGTTCTACAACGCGTGGACGCTCTACCGTCTCACGCAGCACCCGGACGCGACCTGGCAG ATACCGGTGCTGAGCATCCTGTTCCTCATTCTGTTCGTGGGCAACAGCTTCACCACGCTGATGGTCATCCTGCAGAAGCAAACGGAGCGCACCGAGAACCGATACCGGCTGATGAGCCTGATCGCATCGAAACGACAAAAGACTACC CAACCGACGAACGAGGGCGCTGAAGCTGCAACGGCCAAGGGCGAACCCACTGCAGTAGAGTCGGAAAAGACGAAGTGA
- the LOC120906697 gene encoding protein Hook homolog 1-like isoform X1: protein MAETMATSTDDTNVESTRTQCDCSQQQLIEARAQLTALEQSNETLQKKLDGYRKDNENLVIKYAFVEKKVLDLKALVGDKDSQLKRHEQEVASLQKQIGTLKADKAKLQKNIESKQRDVERLGKELEGSRHYAAQIEMRYKYGSCRLRREAEDRMKLEAEVLTLRQQLLQHVIAEETHQASEQVAEMERKVMELQAREIMLKHANDEQAGRIGTLQRANHELRDTIERQEKKHTSTLQTLKELETERDQLRQQMGQLQESFHQQQAAIAELQSKVEAASVAAQESSRMERAVAEQRAELEQLAGTLDEQRKDLEVLAARELELLALNKDLSEVNCLLQQEIATQESKTIAITLEYGKFVSMCQEYDAQIVSLANSLAAERQHRTEERLLMAKHIADRTRKLEQAESCLQQTLNELEANRKKYFALVKDFKREMKNAHCGVESSMMGQ from the exons ATGGCCGAAACCATGGCCACCAGCACGGACGACACGAACGTGGAGTCGACGAGGACCCAGTGCGACtgttcccagcagcagctgatcgAAGCCCGTGCCCAGCTGACGGCGCTCGAGCAGAGCAATGAAACG CTGCAGAAAAAGCTGGACGGGTACCGGAAGGACAACGAGAATCTGGTCATCAAGTACGCGTTCGTGGAGAAGAAGGTGCTCGATCTGAAGGCGCTGGTCGGCGACAAGGACTCGCAGCTCAAGCGGCACGAGCAGGAGGTGGCCAGCCTGCAGAAACAGATCGGCACGCTGAAGGCGGACAAGGCGAAGCTGCAGAAGAACATTGAGTCGAAG CAACGCGACGTGGAGCGGCTCGGCAAAGAGCTGGAGGGTAGCCGCCATTACGCGGCCCAGATCGAGATGCGCTACAAGTACGGCAGCTGCCGGTTGCGCCGCGAGGCGGAGGATCGAATG AAACTTGAAGCGGAAGTGCTAACGTTGCGTCAACAGTTATTGCAGCACGTGATCGCGGAGGAGACGCACCAGGCGAGCGAACAGGTGGCGGAGATGGAGCGCAAGGTGATGGAGCTGCAGGCGCGCGAGATCATGCTGAAGCACGCGAACGACGAGCAGGCGGGCAGGATCGGGACGCTCCAGCGGGCCAACCACGAGCTGCGGGACACGATCGAGCGGCAGGAGAAGAAGCACACCAGCACGCTGCAGACG CTAAAGGAACTCGAAACGGAGCGAGATCAGCTGCGGCAGCAGATGGGTCAGCTGCAggaaagcttccaccagcagcaggccgCGATAGCGGAGCTCCAGTCGAAGGTGGAGGCCGCCAGTGTCGCCGCCCAGGAGTCGTCCCG tATGGAGCGGGCCGTCGCCGAGCAGCGGGCCGAGCTGGAGCAGCTCGCCGGCACGCTGGACGAGCAGCGCAAGGACCTGGAGGTGCTGGCGGCCCGCGAGCTCGAGCTGCTGGCGCTGAACAAAGATCTCAGCGAGGTGAACTGCCTGCTGCAGCAGGAGATAGCGACCCAGGAGTCGAAAACGATCGCGATCACGCTCGAGTACGGCAAGTTCGTGAGCATGTGCCAGGAGTACGACGCGCAGATCGTCAGCCTGGCCAACTCGCTCGCCGCCGAGCGGCAGCACCGGACGGAGGAGCGGCTGCTGATGGCGAAGCACATCGCCGACCGGACGCGCAAGCTCGAGCAGGCGGAAAGCTGCCTGCAGCAGACGCTCAACGAGCTCGAGGCGAACCGCAAAAAGTACTTCGCGCTGGTGAAG GACTTTAAGCGCGAGATGAAAAATGCCCACTGTGGCGTAGAGTCGAGCATGATGGGACAGTAG